DNA sequence from the Methanothermobacter sp. genome:
AACGTCTCTGAAAGTGCTATCATTGAGTATGCGTTGCTGCCCTCTGAAAGCCACCTGCTAACACCGATCCTGTACCTGTCCTTGAGGTATATGTCAAGAGCATCGTTCCACATTCTGTCATTGATAACCTCTGGTGCAACAACCTGCCATCCCCACATGTTTGAGAAGAAGTCACTGGAAATTGACCTTGCACCGGCATAACCTTCCTTCATCATAGCCTCTATCCATTCCCTGTTGAAGAACTTGGTGTGAAGATCCCTCATTATGAACTGTGATGCTGTCTCTACTGTTGATGATGCTGGGTCCCTCTGGTTCAGGATGAACATGCCTGGTACGCTACCACTGAGGTACTCCACGGCCAGCCTCATGCCACCGAGGAATTCAAAGTTGTGGTCAAGGTCAAGTATTCCATGGACATTGGTGGACCTTGAATGGTATGCTGCAGTGACCGCTGAGAGTCGCCTTGTGAATATCGCTGTTCCCACAGATTCCCAGCTATCCTCTGCATACGCAAAGCCCATGTCACTTATGTAACCCCTTGCAAGTTCCCCTCTGTCATCCCATGTATCAGTCATGTGCACGCCTTCACGGACAGTCTTTGAACCCCATTCCCCACCAGGGGGTCCGAAAACTCTCTGTATTGCGGCCTTTCCCGCTTCTGTCTCATTGATTCCCATTCCAAGGAGATACCTTACATCAGATAACCAGTGCCTTGCTATACTGTTCATCTCAAGTGAATCGTTTCCTGGGGTGAACAGTCCTGCCTCCTTTATAGTCTTAACCGCCGAATCAAGGGCATTGATTATCTTTGACCTCATAGATGGGCTTTCACTGTTAAGTGACTGTACGATGGTGTTGTATGATGCTGCAAGTGCAACCCTGAATCCACGGTCCAGGAGAACTGCAACCTGAGGGAATGTCTCCCTGAACACGCCTGTTATTGTTACAACAACATCCACCCTAGGTCTGTTGAGCTGTGAAAGTGGCGTGGCTCTGACTCCGATGACGTTTGAGCCTCCTGTTCCCCCATAAACGGGTTCAACGCCGAGTAGCCTCATTATAAATGAGACTGTGGCGCCCTGATCCCTCTGTGTCTCGGTAGCCCACAGTATCACACCAAGCTGCTCTGGAGTTGTATTGAAGCTTCTGAGGGCATCCTCTGCAAGTGCTCGACCCCTTATCCATGCCGTATTGTAGGGTATCTTCTGCTGGTCGAGGCCATAAAGGTTTCTTCCCGTTGGAAGTGATGCTGGATTCCTGACGGGATCATCCCCTGTCGCTGCTGCAATGTAACGGCCGTTAAGGGCATCGAGGAGCGATTTTCTCTCCATCATTGGGCTGATGATTATATTCCGCACATAGGTTTCTGTGAGGTTCAGTGCCTTGAGCTCCGTGGATGTAAGGTTTCTACCTGTAGCCACCTGTAGGCTGGCGATTATCTCCTGCAGTGATGTCCCTGCTATTATCTGGAGGATTATCGAATCAAGTGACCCGGGTAAACCTGACAGGGCTTCCTTTGGTGTTAAATACACTGTTCCATTTACGGGTATCACTCGGTTTCTTGTGAGTATGGTGGTTGCAAGTGCCATGACCCTCTCAGTGGTCCAGTCGACACCAAATGAATGGAGTCCAAGTGGTGTCACCGTATTCTCAAGTCCCTTCAGGTATTCGTCCAGTGCGTCAGCTGATTCATCCATATTCTCCTCATCAATCAAGGAAAGAAGGTTAAGGTTCTCTGCAATCCTCCTTATCTCGGTAAAGACAGCAGGTCTTCCCTCATTTGAGGTCAGCATGTACTGACCAATGAGGTTCTTGAGCTGGCTCATCTCCTCTGTCAGTGTATATCCTGTGAATGGCTGTGTCAGGTGCCCTATGACCACTGAAAGTCCACGCCTTTTTGCATGTATGGCCTCGCCGACTCCATCCATGTTGTAAATGTATATGGCAGGTACATTGCCAATGCAGATGTCAGGATAATCTGAACCTGAAAGTGCTATGTCCTTTCTGGGAAGCCACTCATATGTTCCATGCTGCCCAAGGTGAATTATTGCGCTTGCATTGATCCTTGTCTGCAGGTAGGCGTAGAATGCAAGGTACTGATATGTTGGCGGTATAACCTGGCTGTGGTAGAGCATTGAAGCATCCTCATAGCCTCTCATTGGTTGTGGTCCAATGTAAACTTTACCGAAGCTTATTATCGGTAGCACGAAGTACTTTTTTCCGCCTCTTTCAATCACCATTAAATCGCCGGGCGGCTTTCCCCAGCCACAGAGCCCTGGTATCTTCATTTCAAGGAATTCTGACTTTGCTCTGCGAAACTCTGCCCATCTGTCCTCACAGTTAACTATCCCCTGAAGTGCACTGTAGGCCCTTTCAAGGAGTTCAAGTGCCCTTTCCCTCTGCGTTAGGTTCAGGTAGTTACCCATCTCCCTTATAGCTGATTCAATGCCCTTCTTCCATTCTGTAAGTGTATGTGTAATTAGCTTGTTGAGTTCAATAGTTCTCTTGCTGAGTGGAATGGTATATATCCTGGATGCAAGTACCTCAATGTAGCCAAGGGGTCCCTCCTCCATTTCCTTCCTGGTTATATCCGGTAGTTCCATGAACCATTCCATGAATTCAGATACATCCCAGAGAACCATCCCTGCTGATGCATTCTCAAGTTCACCTGCAAGTTCAAGGTTTCTTCCCCGCCCCAGCATGGTGGCTATGAGTTCATCAACGTTTGCTGGTACCTCCAGCGTGTAACCGTTTTCCTTAAGTAGCCTGAGGATGCTGAGTATTGATTCAGGGCCGTTTAGAGAGTTGCCCCCTGCAAGGTTTTCCCTGCCAGGTGGATAGTTGTAGTAGACAAGTGCAACTATTTTTTCAGTGTTATTCATGTATCGAAGTTTCAGCCAGTTTGAAATCCTCTCACATATTCTTATGAGCCTCTCTGGTATGACATCAGCGACAACCATCTCAAGTCCGGTTACCGGATCCACTGATGTTTTCATTGTTGCAATGAGTATCTGTTCAATGTGGCCCTGGGTCTCCTCGATTGCCATCTCAGATCCGAAACTGTAGTCCAAGCCCTGCTGTGAGATCTGCCAGTAATCAGTGGTGAGGTAACCGCTTGACCAGACCTGTAGGGGTGAAAACACAGGTACCCCAAAACTTGAGAGGAAGCTAGTTCCATTTGCCTGGCCCATACTTCCACCGATGAGCCATGCCAGGTTGATTATGGCATCGACCCTTGAGGTGTTCGCTGTTCGATCAATGAAGTATTCATTGATTGCCCTTATAACGTTGAGGCCGTTTGCGGGGTTACCCTCTGCAACCACGGGTATCGTGTTTATGCCTCTGCTTTCAAGTTCAGTCACAAGTGCGTCCAGAATGTTGCTATCACCCCTTCCAAGGGTTACATGTCTGTAGGCGATTATTCCAACGGTGGGTCTCCCAGGCTTAACATATGATGAGTAGCTGGCAAAATTTTGGTACTCGGTTCCGTTTCTGTATATGACATATGGCTTGGTTGACACTGGTGGTCTGTATGTGAAGCCCCCATCAGGGTACCTGAGGGCAAGGAAGTACATTAAAAGATCCCTTGAAAGGTACCTGTACGCCTCAATGTAATTCGCCGCTGCAGGGTACTGGAGTTTCACCTCATCTATCAGGGATGAATTTGCAGTGTAACCCCTGAGCTGCTGGTACATCAGCTGCATCTGGACATCAGTAAGTGGTTCTTCACTCTGTGATACAAAACGGGTGCCGCCAATATTTGTTATCCTGATGAGCGGAACGTACCATGTGGGCATTCCCATGACAACCACTGTCTTGTTGTTCATCCTCCCTTCAGCGTGTAACTCCAGGATACGATCTGAAACTGGACCGCCCTCAATGTTATCCAGGTATATGATGTCAGCCCAATCAATGAGTTCAGGGATCTCTGTGAGATTGTTGCCTGCCTGGCTCACAGATCTCGCCTTAAACTTTATGTGGGGGTAATCGGCCGAGATGTTATGCATCACCTTTACCATCTGACTGGTTGTCCTGTCTGTTCCTATTACAAGGAAATTTATCTGATCTCCTGTGGTGTTTGAGGAGTTGCTGCTTGCTGAAACACCTCCAATCAATGTTAAAATTACTGAAATCAGTAGAAATGCTGCTATTATTCCCTGTTTTCTAATTACATTCACCTCCTATCATTTTAATTACAGGACAACTTTGGTAGAACAACCACTTAAATCTTATACACTTGAAATAAAGTAATAAAAATAATGGAATAAAATACAATTTAATAATACTATAATTCCTGATAGCATATAATGATGTTTTTATAGTCCTCCCACCTAATATCACTCCGGGAGTGTTAAACATGAAGGTTCCAAGATGCATGAGTACACAGCATCCAGACAACGTGAACCCGCCGTTCTTTGCAGCAGAACCTGAACTCGGTGGTGAAGATGAAATCAGGGAGGCCTACTATGTCTTCTCACACCTCGGCTGTGATGAACAGATGTGGGACTGTGAGGGCAAGGAGGTTGACAACTACGTCGTGAAGAAGCTCCTCACAAAGTACCAGGCCTTCTTCCAGGACCATGTGCTGGGGGAGGACCTCAGGTTAACCCTCAGGGTCCCCAACCCCACTGTGGAGAGGGCCGAGGCCAAGATACTCCTGGAGACCCTTGAGAGCATACCAAGATCCTATGACACCGCAAGCCTCTTCTATGGAATGGACACACACCCTGTATTCGAGGTCATACTGCCAATGACCTCCTCCAGCAGCTGCCTCAACAGGATCCACAGCTACTACCGGGACTTTGTCAAGGGAAAGGAGAAGCTGCAGCTCGCAGATGGTGTAACCGTCAAGGAGTGGATCGGGGAGTTCAGGCCCGATGAGATCAATGTTATACCCCTCTTCGAGGACTATGAGGGGATGCTCAACGCATCCCGTATAACAGGCGATTACCTCGATGGTAAGGACCTCACAGGGCAGAGGGTCTTCCTTGCAAGGTCCGACCCGGCAATGAACTACGGTATGGTCTCAGCCACCATACTCAACAGGATAGCCCTCAGAGACTTCAGGGCCCTTGAGGAGGAGAGTGGGGTTAAACTCTACCCCATCATAGGTATGGGTTCAGCCCCGTTCAGGGGAAACCTCAGGCCAGATAACGTGAGGGACGTTACAGGGGAATACAGCGGGGCATACACATTCACTGTCCAGTCCTCCTTCAAGTACGACCATGAACCCTCAGAGGTCATAGGGGGGATAAGGGAGCTGAGGTCAGCAAAACCAGGCAGGGCATCTGAGATTGACACCGACCGTGCCCTTGAGATAATCTCAGCCTACTGCAGGGAGTACCGGAGGCAGGTCATGGACCTCGTGGATATCATAAACAGGGTTGCAAGGTACGTCCCGGGCAGAAGGAAGAGGAAGCTCCACATCGGACTCTTTGGATATGCCAGGAGCATGGGTAACGTTTCACTTCCAAGGGCAATAACATTCACCGCGGCCCTCTACTCCCTGGGGGTTCCCCCTGAGCTTCTGGGCTTCAATGCACTGTCCTCTGAGGACCTTGAATTCATAGAGGATGTCTACCCTGGCCTCAGGCGTGACCTTGGAGATGCTATGAGGTACGCCAACCCTGACTCACCATTCCTCAGCCCTGAGGTTAAATCCGCGGTTGAGGAGTACATTGAACCTGAATATGACGAGGACCACCGCAGGGTCACCGATGAAATCATAAGGGCCCTCCGGGTTAACAGGACCGCCAACCTCCAGGAACTCATACTTGAGGCTGCAAGCCAGAGGAGGTTCCTGGGGTAACCCCCCTCTTTTTCAACCCCACGTTACAAAAATATTGAAATAAAGGTTCTGGAACAAATTCCTCCTTTTCAACCCCACGTTACAAAATATTAAAATAATTTAAGAAACATAATAAATCCGGGGGTTGTTTTATGGACAATGTTGAAAGACTTAAAATGATTGAGAAGTCCCCTATAAGCTTTGAGGGACTCCGTAAACTGAACATTGCGGCCGGGACACTGCACCTCCTGCAGGGTCTCCTGATGGTTGCTCTGGGCTACCTTCTGACCTGGGACAGGGACATATACACGTTCTACCTGAAGTTCAAGGTGATATCCCTGAACCCGCCGTCCTTCCAGGTACTCCCGAACCCGGAGGTGGCTTTCACTGTGAGCTACCTCGGGGTGATACTTGCATCGTTTCTGCTGATCTCTGCGGTGGCACACTTCACAATAGCCTTCCTGAGGAATGAGAGTTACGTTGAGAACCTCAGGAGGGGGATGAACCCCTACCGCTGGTACGAGTATGCGTTCTCCAGTTCAATAATGATCGTCATACTGGCAACCTTTGTGGGTGTGTGGGACCTCTGGTCACTTGTGATGATATTTGTGCTGAATGCCTCAATGATAATGTTCGGTTATCTCATGGAGAAAATCAACCAGTACACCGAGAAGATCGACTGGTCACCCTACCTGCTTGGCTGTATTTCCGGTTTCACGCCCTGGATCGTCATTGCAGCATACTTTGTGGCGGCCCTTGGTTCATCAGAGACCCAGCCACCTGACTTCGTGTACCTCGCACTCCTCCTCTACTTTGTGATGTTCAACACCTTCTCCATCAACATGCTGCTCCAGTATAAGGGTGTCGGTAAGTGGAGGGACTACCTCTACGGTGAGCGGGTGTACATCATACTGAGCCTCGTTGCCAAGACCATACTGGCCTGGCTGGTATTCATAGGGGTCTTCTCACCATTCTAACCGCCAGTTATTCCAACTATTCTAATTTTATTTTTACCCTGAACCGCAAACTATTTATATGGCTTTCACTTAACACTTATTCTGCCGATATGAACTGTTTTTCAGATACAGTCCCGTGGGGTAATGGCAATCCTGATGGACTCTGGATCCATCGATAGCGGTTCGACTCCGCTCGGGACTATCCCCCCAAAACCCCCTTTTTATCGAAACCTATTTATTATGAACCTCACCACCTATTAACTGTCATAGTCCCGTGGGGTAGTGGTAATCCTGCTGGGCTTTGGACCCGGCGACAGCGG
Encoded proteins:
- the ppcA gene encoding phosphoenolpyruvate carboxylase, whose protein sequence is MKVPRCMSTQHPDNVNPPFFAAEPELGGEDEIREAYYVFSHLGCDEQMWDCEGKEVDNYVVKKLLTKYQAFFQDHVLGEDLRLTLRVPNPTVERAEAKILLETLESIPRSYDTASLFYGMDTHPVFEVILPMTSSSSCLNRIHSYYRDFVKGKEKLQLADGVTVKEWIGEFRPDEINVIPLFEDYEGMLNASRITGDYLDGKDLTGQRVFLARSDPAMNYGMVSATILNRIALRDFRALEEESGVKLYPIIGMGSAPFRGNLRPDNVRDVTGEYSGAYTFTVQSSFKYDHEPSEVIGGIRELRSAKPGRASEIDTDRALEIISAYCREYRRQVMDLVDIINRVARYVPGRRKRKLHIGLFGYARSMGNVSLPRAITFTAALYSLGVPPELLGFNALSSEDLEFIEDVYPGLRRDLGDAMRYANPDSPFLSPEVKSAVEEYIEPEYDEDHRRVTDEIIRALRVNRTANLQELILEAASQRRFLG
- the heR gene encoding heliorhodopsin HeR codes for the protein MDNVERLKMIEKSPISFEGLRKLNIAAGTLHLLQGLLMVALGYLLTWDRDIYTFYLKFKVISLNPPSFQVLPNPEVAFTVSYLGVILASFLLISAVAHFTIAFLRNESYVENLRRGMNPYRWYEYAFSSSIMIVILATFVGVWDLWSLVMIFVLNASMIMFGYLMEKINQYTEKIDWSPYLLGCISGFTPWIVIAAYFVAALGSSETQPPDFVYLALLLYFVMFNTFSINMLLQYKGVGKWRDYLYGERVYIILSLVAKTILAWLVFIGVFSPF
- a CDS encoding cobaltochelatase subunit CobN, with product MIGGVSASSNSSNTTGDQINFLVIGTDRTTSQMVKVMHNISADYPHIKFKARSVSQAGNNLTEIPELIDWADIIYLDNIEGGPVSDRILELHAEGRMNNKTVVVMGMPTWYVPLIRITNIGGTRFVSQSEEPLTDVQMQLMYQQLRGYTANSSLIDEVKLQYPAAANYIEAYRYLSRDLLMYFLALRYPDGGFTYRPPVSTKPYVIYRNGTEYQNFASYSSYVKPGRPTVGIIAYRHVTLGRGDSNILDALVTELESRGINTIPVVAEGNPANGLNVIRAINEYFIDRTANTSRVDAIINLAWLIGGSMGQANGTSFLSSFGVPVFSPLQVWSSGYLTTDYWQISQQGLDYSFGSEMAIEETQGHIEQILIATMKTSVDPVTGLEMVVADVIPERLIRICERISNWLKLRYMNNTEKIVALVYYNYPPGRENLAGGNSLNGPESILSILRLLKENGYTLEVPANVDELIATMLGRGRNLELAGELENASAGMVLWDVSEFMEWFMELPDITRKEMEEGPLGYIEVLASRIYTIPLSKRTIELNKLITHTLTEWKKGIESAIREMGNYLNLTQRERALELLERAYSALQGIVNCEDRWAEFRRAKSEFLEMKIPGLCGWGKPPGDLMVIERGGKKYFVLPIISFGKVYIGPQPMRGYEDASMLYHSQVIPPTYQYLAFYAYLQTRINASAIIHLGQHGTYEWLPRKDIALSGSDYPDICIGNVPAIYIYNMDGVGEAIHAKRRGLSVVIGHLTQPFTGYTLTEEMSQLKNLIGQYMLTSNEGRPAVFTEIRRIAENLNLLSLIDEENMDESADALDEYLKGLENTVTPLGLHSFGVDWTTERVMALATTILTRNRVIPVNGTVYLTPKEALSGLPGSLDSIILQIIAGTSLQEIIASLQVATGRNLTSTELKALNLTETYVRNIIISPMMERKSLLDALNGRYIAAATGDDPVRNPASLPTGRNLYGLDQQKIPYNTAWIRGRALAEDALRSFNTTPEQLGVILWATETQRDQGATVSFIMRLLGVEPVYGGTGGSNVIGVRATPLSQLNRPRVDVVVTITGVFRETFPQVAVLLDRGFRVALAASYNTIVQSLNSESPSMRSKIINALDSAVKTIKEAGLFTPGNDSLEMNSIARHWLSDVRYLLGMGINETEAGKAAIQRVFGPPGGEWGSKTVREGVHMTDTWDDRGELARGYISDMGFAYAEDSWESVGTAIFTRRLSAVTAAYHSRSTNVHGILDLDHNFEFLGGMRLAVEYLSGSVPGMFILNQRDPASSTVETASQFIMRDLHTKFFNREWIEAMMKEGYAGARSISSDFFSNMWGWQVVAPEVINDRMWNDALDIYLKDRYRIGVSRWLSEGSNAYSMIALSETFLKAAYRGFWSASEGDIRFVANTWARLVKANGVTGGHIDINMVTWTLQYVDPDLMEAVKNRLYAATKSSAFAPSSDGSTPDVPSTPGNSGDATSGSGTSGSSAGRARSTSANGGARDSVSAESESSEVGEAKGPSNAKAYEVKKHQSISEEKSEIPVYAVVGVISLLCLIGLGYYLGPRGT